The Bacillota bacterium genome includes a window with the following:
- a CDS encoding Fpg/Nei family DNA glycosylase has protein sequence MPELPELIVLSRQMTREIGGKEIAEVSAVQPKCLNVQPEDLRNTLSGKRVGEVTNRGKWLFMQARPGYMALINLGMGADLVFRAEGKPPPDKYQVKVDFTDGSGFSIRFWWFGHVHVVPEGSLDSHELTRDLGPSPLDPGFTVEAFRTMLQGSRGRVKPFIMDQRRIAGIGNAYVHDILFDAGIHPDRAIPSLSEDEISRLHASIRRVLGTSVELGGAYYEKDFYGNPGGCGPERWVIGYREGKPCPRCGTVITKIKTGGASTFICPECQKI, from the coding sequence GTGCCTGAGTTGCCTGAGCTCATCGTCTTGTCGCGCCAAATGACCCGAGAGATCGGCGGAAAGGAGATTGCCGAGGTCTCCGCAGTTCAGCCCAAGTGCTTGAATGTGCAGCCCGAGGATCTGCGGAATACATTATCTGGTAAGAGGGTAGGGGAGGTGACTAACCGCGGCAAGTGGCTGTTTATGCAGGCGCGCCCCGGCTACATGGCCCTGATCAACCTGGGCATGGGGGCAGACCTAGTCTTCCGCGCGGAAGGTAAACCACCTCCCGACAAATACCAAGTGAAGGTGGACTTCACAGATGGATCAGGGTTTTCTATAAGGTTCTGGTGGTTCGGGCATGTTCATGTTGTGCCTGAAGGATCCCTGGACTCTCATGAGCTGACCCGGGATCTTGGGCCTTCGCCGCTCGACCCCGGATTCACCGTCGAGGCCTTTCGCACGATGCTGCAAGGGTCGCGCGGACGCGTCAAACCGTTCATCATGGACCAGCGGAGGATCGCCGGGATAGGCAACGCCTACGTTCACGACATACTGTTCGATGCTGGCATTCATCCCGATAGGGCTATCCCGAGTTTGTCGGAGGATGAGATAAGCCGGCTCCATGCCTCTATAAGGCGCGTCCTCGGAACCAGTGTCGAACTGGGCGGGGCCTACTACGAGAAAGACTTCTACGGCAACCCTGGGGGGTGTGGCCCGGAACGTTGGGTCATCGGATACCGGGAAGGCAAGCCCTGCCCGAGATGCGGCACGGTCATAACGAAGATCAAGACAGGCGGCGCCAGCACTTTCATCTGTCCGGAATGTCAGAAGATCTGA